Proteins found in one Kangiella sediminilitoris genomic segment:
- a CDS encoding RNA polymerase sigma factor: MKNQNLPPEAELVKRLKNNDVALFEQVVKTYHSSMYAVAHAIAGPAIADEVLQEAWVSAINGIQKFEGRSALKSWLIRIVANEAKTRLRKESRSVSLEAIDEQWSTDSRFTPNGHWAQANPEWDISSPDELLAADELQECVKKQISNLPENQQQILNLRDVGGMDMGTICNILEISASNGRVLLHRARDKMQQVVARFQRTGKC, from the coding sequence ATGAAAAACCAAAATCTGCCGCCTGAAGCAGAGCTGGTAAAACGTTTAAAGAATAATGACGTTGCTCTGTTTGAACAGGTGGTGAAAACTTACCATTCTTCGATGTACGCTGTGGCTCATGCTATTGCAGGGCCGGCCATTGCTGATGAAGTGTTGCAAGAGGCATGGGTTTCTGCCATTAATGGCATTCAAAAGTTTGAAGGCCGCTCAGCCTTAAAGTCGTGGCTAATTCGTATTGTGGCCAATGAGGCAAAAACGAGACTAAGAAAAGAATCAAGGTCTGTGTCGCTTGAGGCTATCGATGAGCAATGGTCTACAGACAGTCGGTTTACACCAAATGGTCACTGGGCGCAGGCTAATCCTGAATGGGACATATCATCCCCGGACGAGTTGTTGGCAGCCGATGAACTACAAGAGTGTGTTAAGAAGCAAATCAGTAACTTACCCGAAAATCAGCAGCAAATTTTGAATTTAAGAGATGTGGGTGGTATGGATATGGGCACAATCTGTAACATCTTAGAGATCTCTGCATCTAATGGCCGGGTACTGTTACACCGGGCTAGAGATAAAATGCAACAGGTGGTAGCGAGATTTCAGAGGACAGGAAAATGTTA